tgtacatgtgtagtattaatgtacatgtagtattaatgtacatgtgtagtattaatgtatgtgtagtattaatacatgtgtagtattaatgtacatgtgtagtattaatgtacatgtgtagtattaatgtacatgtgtagtctctagtattaatgtacatgtagtattaatgtacatgtagtattaatgtacatgtagtattaatgtacatgtgtagtctctagtattaatgtacatgtgtagtattaatgtacatgtagtattaatgtacatgtagtaataatacatgtagtattaatgtacatgtagtctattaatgtacatgtagtattaatgtacatgtagtattaatgtacatgtgtagtattaatgtacatgtgtagtctctagtattaatgtacatgtgtagtattaatgtacatgtagtattaatgttaGTATtaacatgtgtagtattaatgtacatgtgtagtattaatgtacatgtagtattaatgtacatgtagtattaatgtacatgtgtagtattaatgtacatgtgtagtattaatgtacatgtgtagtattaatgtacatgtgtagtattaatgtacatgtgtagtctctagtattaatgtacatgtgtagtattaatgtacatgtgtagtattaatgtacacgtctagtattaatgtacatgtgtagtattaatgtacatgtgtagtattaatgtacatgtgtagtattaatgtacatgtgtagtattaatgtacatgtgtagtattaatgtacatgtgtagtattaatgtacatgtgtagtattaatgtacatgtgtagtattaatgtacatgtgtagtattaatgtacatgtgtagtattaatgtacatgtgtagtattaatgtacatgtgtagtattaatgtacatgtgtagtattaatgtacatgtgtagtattaatgtacatgtgtagtattaatgtacatgtgtagtattaatgtacatgtgtagtattaatgtacatgtgtagtattaatgtacatgtgtagtattaatgtacatgtgtagtctctagtattaatgtacatgtgtagtattaatggacacgtgtagtattaatgtacatgtgtagtattaatgtacatgtgtagtattaatgtacatgtagtattaatgtacatgtagtattaatgtatgtgtagtattaatgtacatgtagtattaatgtacatgtgtagtattaatgtacatgtgtagtctctagtattaatgtacatgtgtagtattaatgtacatgtgtagtattaatgtacatgtgtagtctctagtattaatgtacatgtgtagtattaatgtacatgtagtattactgtacatgtgtagtattaatgtacatgtgtgtacatgtgtagtattaatgtacatgtgtagtattaatgtacatgtagtagtattaatgtacatgtgtagtattaatgtacatgtgtagtattaatgtacatgtagtagtattaatgtacatgtgtagtattaatgtacatgtatagtattaatgtacatgtagtattaatgtacatatgtagtctctagtattaatgtacatgtagtattaatgtacatgtgtagtgtAATATTAAtgtatgtagtattaatgtacatgtgtagtattaataatgtgtagtattaatgtacatgtgtagtgtagtattaatgtacatgtgtagtattaatgtacatgtgtagtattaatgtacatgtgtagtattaatgcatgtgtagtctctagtattaatgtacatgtagtattaatgtacatgtgtagtattaatgtacatgtagtattaatgtacatgtgtagtctctagtattaatgtacatgtgtagtattaatgtacatgtgtagtattaatgtacatgtgtagtattaatgtacatgtagttattaatatgtatgtagtattaatgtacatgtgtagtattaatggacacgtgtagttttaatgtacatgtgtagtattaatgtacatgtgtagtattaatgtacatgtgtagtattaatgtacatgtgtagtattaatggacacgtgtagtattaatgtacatgtgtagtctctagtattaatgtacatgtgtagtattaatgtacatgtgtagtattaatattacatgtgtagtattaatgtacatgtgtagtattaatgtacatgtagtattaatggacacgtgtagtattaatgtacatgtgtagtattaatggacacgtgtagtattaatgtacacgtgtagtctctagtattaatgtacatgtgtagtctctagtattaatgtacatgtgtagtattaatgtacatgtgtagtattaatgtacatgtgtatagtattaatgtacatgtgtagtcttaGTAttaatgtgtagtattaatgtacatgtagtattaatgtacatgtagtctctagtattaatgtacatgtgtagtattaatgtacatgtagtattaatgtatgtgtagtattaatgtacatgtatgtgtagtattaatgtacatgtgtagtattaatggtacatgtagtattaatgtacatgtgtagtattaatgtacatgtagtattaatgtacatgtgtagtattaatgtacatgtgtagtattaatgtacatgtgtagtattaatgtgttatgtagtattaatgtacatgtgtagtctagtattaatgtacatgtgtagtattaatgtacatgtgtagtattaatgtacatgtagagtattaatgtacatgtgtagtattaatgtacatgtgtagtctctagtattaatgtacacgtgtagtattaatgtacatgtgtagtattaatgtacatgtgtagtattaatgtacatgtgtagtattaatgtacatgtgtagtctctagtattaatgtacatgtgtagtattaatgtacatgtgtagtctctagtattaatgtacatgtgtagtattaatgtacatgtgtagtattaatgtacacgtgtagtctctagtattaatgtacatgtgtagtattaatgtacatgtgtagtattaatgtacatgtgtagtctctagtattaatgtacatgtgtagttttaatgtacatgtgtagtattaatgtacatgtgtagtattaatgtacatgtgtagttttaatgtacatgtgtagtattaatgtacatgtgtagtctctagtattaatgtacatgtgtagtattaatgtgcatgtgtagtattaatgtacatgtagtattaatgtacatgtagtattaatgtacatgtgtagtattaatacatgtgtagtattaatgtacatgtgtagtattaatgtacatgtagtattaatgtacatgtgtagtattaatgtacatgtgtagtctctagtattaatgtacatgtagttttaatgtacatgtgtagttaatgtacatgtgtattagtattaatgtgtagtattaatgcacATGTGTagttaatgtacatgtagtattaatgtacatgtagtattaatgtacatgtgtagtattaatgtacatgtattagtattaatgtacatgtgtagtattaatgtacatgtgtagtattaatgcacatgtagtattaatacatgtgtagtattaatgtacatgtgtagtattaataatgtgtagtattaatgtacatgtgtagtattaatgtacatgtgtagtattaatgcatgagtattaatgtacatgtgtagttttaatgtacatgtagtattaatgtacatgtgtagtattaatgtacatgtagtaataatgtacatgtgtagtattaatgtacatgtgtagtattaatgtacacgtgtagtctctagtattaatgtacatgtgtagtattaatgtacatgtgtagtattaatgtacatgtgtagtattaatgtacatgtgtagtattaatgtacatgtgtagtattaatgtacacgtgtagtattaatgtacatgtgtagtacgTAAtgcatgtagtattaatgtccATGGggagtattaatgtacatgtagtattaatgtacatatgTAGTTTtaatacatgtagtattaatgtacatgtagtattaatgtacatgtgtagttaatacatatgtagtctctagtattaatgtatgtgtagtattaatgtacatgtgtagtattaatgtacacgtgtagtattaatgtacatgtgtagtctctagtattaatgtacatgtgtagtattaatgtacacatgtagtattaatgtacatgtgtagtctctagtattaatgtacatgtgtagtattaatgtacatgtgtattaatgtacatgtagtattaatgtacatgtagtattaatgtacatgtagtattaatgtacatgtgtagtattaatgtacatgtagtattaatggtagtattaatgtacatgtgtagtattaatgtacatgtgtagtattaatgtacatgtgtagtattaatgtacatatatgtagtctaatgtacattattaatgtacatgtagtattaatgtacatgcagtattaatacatatgtagtattatacatgtagtattaatgatgtgtagtattaatgtacatgtagttttaatgtacatatgtagtattaatgtacatgtgtagtattaatgtacatgtgtagtctctagtattaatgtacatgtatgtagttttaatgtacatgtgtaagtATTAATGcatatgtgtagtattaatgtacatgtgtagtattaatgtacgtgtagtattaatgtacatgtgtagtattaatgcatatggtattaatgtacatgtagtattaatgtacatgtgtagtctctagtattaatgtacatgtgtagtattaatgtacatgtgtagtattaatgtacatgtgtagtattaatgtacatgtgtagtattaatgtacatgtgtagttttaatgtacatgtgtagtattaatatacatgtatagtattaatatacatgtagtattaatgtacatgtagtattaatatgtacatgtagtagtattaatatacatgtaatattagtattaatgtacatatgtagtattaatgtacatgtgtagtattaatgtacatgtgtagtattaatacatgtagtattaatgtacatatgtagttttaatgtacatgtgtagtattaatgtacatgtagtattaatgtacatgtgtagtattaatgtacatgtagtctcTAGTAATAATGTACATATGTAGTATTAatcatgtgtagtctctagtattaatgtacatgtgtagtattaatgtacatgtagttttaatgtacatgtgtagtattaatgtacatgtgtattattaatgtacatgtgtagtctctagtattaatgtacatgtgtattaatgtacatgtgttttagtattaatatacatgtagtattaatgtacatgtagtattaatgtacatgtgtagtattaatgtctattattaatgtacatgtagtattaatgtactgtagtctctagtattaatgtacatgtgtagtattaatgtacatgtgtagtctctagtattaatgtacatgtgtattaatgtacatgtgtagtattaatgtatatacatagtattaatgtacatatgtagtctctagtattaatgattaatgtacatatgtagtattaatacatgtgtagtattaatgtacatagtctctaaatattaatgtacatgtatagtattaatatgtacatgtgtagtattaatgtacatgtgtagtattaatgtacatgtgtaatattaATGTATAGTAGTAATATtatacatgtgtagtattaatgtacatgtatatagtattaatgtacatgtgtagtattttaatgtacatgtgtagtattaatgtacatgtatagtattaatgtacatgtgtagtattaatgtacatgtgtagtattaatatgtacatatgtagtattaatgtacatgtgtagtattaatgtacgtgtagtattaatgtacatatgtagtattaatgtacatatataatctctagtattaatgtacatgtattagTATTAATGTATGTGTAGTAATAATATGtgtaatgtacatgtgtagtctctagtattaatgtacatgtgtagtgttaatgtacatgtgtgtctctagtattaatatacatatgtagtattaatgtacattaatgtaatgtagtattaatgtacatatcTCTAGTATTAATATTACGTGtattagtattaatgtacatatgtagtctgtattaatgtacatgtgtattaatattacatgtgtagtattaataatgtacatgtagtattaatatatgtgtagtattaataatgtacatgtatattaagtattaatattaatgtacatgtgtaattTTATTGTACATGTAGTCTCTATAGTATTAATATTACatatgtagttttaatgtacatgtagtattaatgtatatGTAGTAATAATAtgtacatattacatattaataATGTACATATGTAGTCTCtaatattaatgtacatgtgtagttttaatgtacatatagtattaatgtacatgtgtagtattaatgtacatattagtattaatgtacatgtgtagtctctattaatgtacatagtattaatgtacatgtagttttaatgtacatgtgtagtattaatgtacatgtaagtattaatgtacatgtgtagtattaatgtacatgtgtagtctctagtattaatgtacatgtggtattaatgtacatgtagtattaatgtacatatgtagtattaatgtacatgtgtagtattaatgtacatgtgtagtattaatgtacatgtgacGTAATGTATAGTATTAATGTATGTGTAGTAATATACatttaatgtacatatataaatattaatgtacatgtagttttaatattatgtattaatattaatatatatattagtattaatgtacatgtgtagttttagtattaatgtacatgtgtagtattaatgtacatgtgtagtctctattaatgtacatgtgtattaatgtacatgtgtagtattaatgtacatgtgtagtcttaATATtactagtattaatgtacatgtgtgtgtgtgtgtatatgtatgtgtgtgtgtgtgtgatgtgtgtgtgtgtcctgatcgCCCCAGCAGAGCTGTTCTTACCTCCTGGCTGCTGGTGGACTCCTGCCTCGTGGtgtatacgtatgtgtgtgtgtgtatatgtatacgtatgtgtgtgtgtgtgtgtgtatatgtatacgtatgtgtgtgtgtgtcctgatcgCCCCAGCAGAGCTGTTCTTACCTCCTGCCTCGTGGTGGTGCTCCTGTGCCGTGTCTCATATGTTGTCCACATTTACTATTTCACTTCAACAAGAGGTCACTTCTGACTGACGGGGAAACCCACTTAGCATGTCGCCCATGTTTATTATTCATGTCCTGGTCGACGTTTCAGTCGGATAAGCAAGAGGAACGATGGTCAATACACTTCTCCCCTGCTGTAAGCTaaccagctcctcttcctcatcgcaGTGACTGGAGAGCTGTGGATCCGTGTCGGCAGAGCGTGTGCCTCAGACCACTCGTTCTAACCCCGTCTGGTTTCTTGTTTCAGAATACAGGAATTCAAAGAAGCGTTGAGTGAAGCCAACATCAACCTGAAGACCCTGAGGGAGCTTTGCTTCAATGGTAATGTTCACACTGAGCTGGTTGGTGGAccctgtgtgtgttggatgtCATTGTTGTGTCTGCATCCCTTTCCTCAGGAATCCCCTTTGAAGGAGGCATACGAGCGCTGTGCTGGAAGGTACGTGGCTCTGTTGTCTGGTGAAGTCGTGTTCATTGCCGTTCTCGTCTCCAGCTCCGCTTCCTTGACACTGGGCCGGAGCGGGTGGTCTCACCTGCTCTGTGGAGAGGGGTCCCGTGTGCTCTCCTTCTCGGAGGACCGTCATTGTCTATAAAGATCCCCTTCAACAGATGTCTGCATGATGCTCGTGTCGGGGAGCTCTTCACAGCTGCTCTGTTCAAAGGAAACCGCTTATCTCTGCACTTTGATCCAGAACAGAGTTTTAAATGGAGCACGGCTGGTCGTGGTGGCCTGGGTGTCATTAGCATCTTTACTCTACATGTCTTATGTTAGATATTAGAAGTCCTGAGATGTGAGTTGTAAACACAATGCTCCATAAGACGAAGCTCTTGGTATCCGATTGGCTCTCCCAGTGTTCTGTCACTCTTTCCAGATCCTTCTGAACTATCTACCTTTCGATCAGACGTTATGGGAGTCTTTCCTCAAAAAGCAAAGGTAAAGAGAACTCAACCATTTCACAACCCTGATTTCAGCGACGTCCACTCGGCATAGCTGGTGACATCAGCTGAAGGAAACGTGTTGACTGTCTGTGTCTCCTGGTGAAGGCAGCAGAAACAACCGGCACGGTTTCCTTGttttattgaatttaaatccTATTTCAGAAGCTGGAAACAGCATGTTACTAATGTATTTGTGGCCCGTGACGGGGTCGTCTGTAACGGTGTCCCTGCCTCTCGTAGGGAGGTCTACTCCCAGTTCCTCAAAGAGATGATCATCCAGCCCGGCATTGCCAAAGCCAACTTGGGCCTGTCCAGAGAAGACGTGACTCTGGAGGACCACGTGAGTCGAGTCTCCTCTGGCCGCTGTTATTTATGATCTATTGTTGGCACAAACACACTTCTTCATTTATCAGTGTGCATTGGTCTGCAAAACAAGGGGACCTGCAATATGAGAAGCATCAAAGCTATCCAACTCTATGAAAGGAAACTGCTCTATGCTCACAGGGGTCCTGTTCTTTTTCAGCCTCTAAATCCAAATCCAGACAGCAGGTGGAATAACTACTTCAAAGATAATGAGATTCTACTCCAAATAGATAAGGACGTGAGGTAAGGTATCTCTTCGTTGCTCTGGATAGTCCCAATGGGTCTCGGAGTGTGATGCTGTTGGCATGTTGCAGGCGGCTGTACCCAGACATGGCGTTCTTCCAGCGGCCTACAGAATACCCGTGCCAACTTATCCTGGACCCGCAGAATGATTATGAGACGCTGCGACGGCGAGTGGAACAAACCACCCTGAAGGCCCAGACTGTGAACCGCAACCGCAGCGGAGTCACCAACGTGAGTCACaggcggagcctggaggagggaACTGAACGCTGAGAGGGAAACTTTGCTTTGCTCAGCCAACGAGAGAAACGTCCTGATGAATGGACGACAACCTCAAACCTTCAGGCGCAGACTGTCGTTGTCTGCTGTTACTTTGCTACATCGGcaggtgtacctcacatggtagctcctcccatcaggtgtacctcacatggtagctcctcccaccaggtgtacctcacatggtagctcctcccaccaggtgtacctcacatggtagctcctcccaccaggtgtacctcacatggtagctcctcccatcaggtgtacctcacatggtagctcctcccatcaggtgtacctcacatggttgctcctcccaccaggtgtacctcacatggtagctcctcccatcaggtgtacctcacatggtagctcctcccaccaggtgtacctcacatggttgctcctcccaccaggtgtacctcacatggtagctcctcccatcaggtgtacctcacatggtagctcctcccatcaggtgtacctcacatggtagctcctcccaccaggtgtacctcacatggtagctcctcccaccaggtgtacctcacatggtagctcctcccatcaggtgtacctcacatggtagctcctcccaccaggtgtacctcacatggtagctcctcccaccaggtgtacctcacatggttgctcctcccatcaggtgtaccctacatggtagctcctcccaccaggtgtacctcacatggtagctcctcccaccaggtgtacctcacatggttgctcctcccatcaggtgtacctcacatggtagctcctcccatcaggtggtacctcacatggtagctcctcccatcaggtggtacctcacatggttgctcctcccaccaggtgtacctcacatggttgctcctcccaccaggtgtacctcacatggtagctcctcccaccaggtgtgaACGATGTGGTGGGGAGAGTTTAAAGAGATGCAGTAGAGTCCAAGGAGCAGCTGTGGCAGCTTTCCTTCCTGCATTGGGACGTTGAAACCGTTTGTCTTGTCTTTTGTGCGTCATCTCGTTTCCTCCTTGTCAGTCTAGCTtgacctctcctcttcttctgctctccCAGGTCAGCTCCCCTGGAAAGGCGTTGCACCTGTATCCCTCTAATGAGTATGAGGTGCTGCCCAATGGGAGCGAAGCCCACTGGGAGGTGGTGGAGCGGATTCTCTTCATCTATGCCAAACTCAACCCTGGGATCGCCTACGTCCAGGGCATGAACGAGGTTGTCGGGCCAATCTACTACACCTTTGCCACGGACCCCAACAGCCAATGGAAAGGTGGGTGTCATTGGAATGTGACATTTGACTCCTAGCAAAGAGAAACAAGTCCTTAGTGTCTGCTTCACTGTTCAGAGCACGCTGAAGCAGACACATTCTTCTGCTTCACCAACCTGATGTCGGAGAACAGAGACAACTTCCTCAAGAGCCTCGATGACTCTCAGTGTGGCATCACCTATAAGATGGAGAGCGTGTACTCCATGCTGAAGGACAAAGACCTGGACCTCTATCTCAAGCTGGTATGGCTCCTtctctctgagctgctgctatAATCAATGGATTGTTTGGTCCATACATTGTCGGGCCTGAGCAGCAGTCCTGACCCCAAAATAGAGTTTCATGAGAGAAATCTAGAGAGTTTTCACCAAGAAAAGCTGATCACCTGACAACCTGAACCAGAGAATTCCATTTAGCTTGTTTCATAGAGCCCAGAATTACAagctcccctcagagggctttacagtctgtacacatccctgacctttgacctcacattggatcaggagcAACCCCTCCAGAAAACAGCCTTTCGGGGGAAATGAATGCGGAACATGAGCCTGTGAAAGGCCGACTGGCCCatgccgtgttctctgtgttctttgtgttctcaggaggagcagaacatCAAACCGCAGTACTTCACGTTCCGCTGGCTCACCTTGTTGCTCTCTCAGGAGTTCCTTCTGCCCGACGTCATCCGGATCTGGGACACCCTGTTCTCAGACCAGGACCGGTTCCACTTCCTCATCCTGGTCTGCTGCGCCATGCTCATGTGAGTTTCCATTGGGAGCCCTGTATTACCCAGCATTCCTTCTGGCTCTTCATGTGAATCCTGGTTTCTGTCGACAGACTCATCCGAGATAATTTACTGGCCGGAGACTTCACGGTCAATATGAGATTACTGCAGGTAAGGCTTCTGAGGACCCCCCTCTTCGACGCCCCCCTGACCGGAGCATGTGGTCCCTTTCAGCACTACCCCATCTCAGACGTCCACACCATCCTGATCAAGGCCAAAGATCTGCAGGACGACTCCTAGCCGCCAGAGGGTTTGATCCACGAAGAGCTCGGACGAACGCGTCGGGACACCGGCCGCctggtgggcggagcctccgaGGTCCTGGAGACGGCTGCGTGGTGCGCTCACAGACCGGTTGGTGACGGACGGCTCGGCGGCGCCACGTCCCACGCTGCAGGGCTTCAGGCTTGACGGCCCAGACTTCCCTCGGCTGCCAccatggagtcacatgacgaTTTCATTGGGTGGTTCGTtctgtttgttttatatttttcaaagtGGCAGGTTTTTAAAGTAAGAGCAGTAGTCCTGATTGTTGATGTGAAACAGGAGCATCGTGGTTCTGTGTGGATCAAATGAATAAAGTACTGGGCCTAGCCTATTCCCTGTGTTATTAGTCATCCTCTGAATAATCCATTTCTTTAGCATTGTTCAAATGGGAAGTGATGAATGTCTCTGTGGCTCCGGATCACTGACAGAACACCGACTGCTGAGCGTGAAGCGCACAGAGGGGTCAGACTGGCCCCGGACACAGGGCCAATGAGTGAGCACTTCCTGGAACACATGACCTCGGAACTTGACCAATGGGTGGTAGGCCACTGGTCATGTTCGGGTTCGAGTCCTGTTACACGTCATGTGACTCGATGTCATGGTGATCAGCTGGCTTCCTTATCTGGATCAGGAGATGATGCTGATGCCTCCTGGTGGACTTTGGTCTGTCGGGTCTTGAACCAATCACCTCTTCACACCTGTAACTCACATGTAAATGAATGCTGGAGAATCTAATCCGACTGAGTCTAAACGTCTCAGACCATCATTTTATCATGTTTACATTTTACTGGCTGAATCAGAACCTCTGGTTTTCAAATACCAGGAAGTCTTAATGGGGGGTTGCGCAACAATAGACAATAACATAAAACAATCACCGATAATCAACACAGCTCAAGAATAGAAAGATGGTAAAAGTACAGAAGAATATTCAATGTAACAG
The window above is part of the Pseudoliparis swirei isolate HS2019 ecotype Mariana Trench chromosome 15, NWPU_hadal_v1, whole genome shotgun sequence genome. Proteins encoded here:
- the tbc1d13 gene encoding TBC1 domain family member 13 → MLASLSSSVHLGRLPSTTKKHVAHVYYSCPGRRFSRISKRNDGQYTSPLLIQEFKEALSEANINLKTLRELCFNGIPFEGGIRALCWKILLNYLPFDQTLWESFLKKQREVYSQFLKEMIIQPGIAKANLGLSREDVTLEDHPLNPNPDSRWNNYFKDNEILLQIDKDVRRLYPDMAFFQRPTEYPCQLILDPQNDYETLRRRVEQTTLKAQTVNRNRSGVTNVSSPGKALHLYPSNEYEVLPNGSEAHWEVVERILFIYAKLNPGIAYVQGMNEVVGPIYYTFATDPNSQWKEHAEADTFFCFTNLMSENRDNFLKSLDDSQCGITYKMESVYSMLKDKDLDLYLKLEEQNIKPQYFTFRWLTLLLSQEFLLPDVIRIWDTLFSDQDRFHFLILVCCAMLILIRDNLLAGDFTVNMRLLQHYPISDVHTILIKAKDLQDDS